The following DNA comes from Triticum aestivum cultivar Chinese Spring chromosome 3D, IWGSC CS RefSeq v2.1, whole genome shotgun sequence.
ATTTGGTACGCAGGCATCCCAGTACAGACCGTCGTGTGGGTCGCCAACCGCAAGAATCCGGTCGTCGGATCCCCGGGCGTCCTCAAGCTCTCCCCTGACGGCCGCCTTGTAATCATCGACGGCCAGAACACCACCGTTTGGTCCTCCGCGGCGCCCACCGGAAACgtggccaccgccgccaccgctcgGCTTCTCGACAGCGGCAACTTGGTCGTCAGCTCTGATGGAAGTGGATCGAGCCAGAGCGTGGCGTGGCAGAGCTTCGACCACCCGACGGACACGCAGCTCCCGGGCATGAAGATCGGGGTGGATCACAGGAATGGCTTCGCCTGGAACATCACGTCGTGGAGCAGCCCGACTGACCCCTCGCCAGGGGAGTATACGTTCAAGCTGGTCCCCGGCGGGCTCCCGGACTTCTTCCTCTTCGAGGGCCCCGAGAAAATCTACTCGAGCGGGCCATTCAACGGGGCCGGGCTCACCGGAGTGCCGAACCTCATGTCCCAGGATTTCCACTTCGCCGTCGTGGACAGCCCCGACGCGACGTACTACAGCTACTCCATCACCAACCCTAAGCTGCTGTCGCGGTTCATCATGGACGGCACGGCGGGGCGGATGCAGCGGTACGTGTGGCTCGACAGCGCGTGGAGAAGCTTCTGGTACTACCCGACGGACCCCTGCGACACCTACGGCAAGTGCGGGCCGTTCGGGTACTGCGACATGAGCAAGACCCCGCTCTGCAGCTGCCTGCCGGGCTTCGAGCCGCGGTCGAAGCAGCAGTGGGACCTCAGGGACGGGACCAGCGGATGCGTCAGGACGACCAACCTGAGCTGCGGTGCCGGAGACGGGTTCTGGCCGGTGAACCGGATGAAGCTGCCGGAGACGACCAACGCGACGGTGCACGCCAACATGACGCTGGACCAGTGCCGGCAGGCGTGCCTGGCCAACTGCAGCTGCAGAGCCTACTCCGCCGCGAACGTCAGCGGCGGGACCAATCGCGGGTGCGTCATTTGGGGCGTCGATCTGCTTGACATGAGGCAGTATCCGGCGGTGGTGCAGGACCTGTACATCCGGCTCGCGCAGCCAGATGTAGATGCCTTGAACGTCTCGGGTTAGAACAACTTCCCTGTTTGTCCAAGCACAGTTTGTCCCATTTAGAGCAAGTCTTCATGGTCGTAGCTACGCTTGATTGCAGTTGCAGGTAAGCGCCGACGGTCCATGGTGATCGCTGTCGCCGCGGCTATTTCCGGGGTGCTTCTTCTGGCGGCCGCTGGCTGCTTATGTTTCTGGAGATACAAGGCGAGGAGGAAGCGTCGGCGTCAGGAGCCTGAAACGGCGGCAGGCAGTGGAGACAACGTGCTTCCAATGAGGGCCAGGAAACACCCTGATTTGAGCCCAGCACGGGACGACGAGAACAAGGTGAGCAGCGGCGAAGACGATCTGGACCTTCCGTTGTTCGATCTCGCCGTGATCCTCGCCGCCACGGACAACTTCGCGGCGGAGAGCAAGCTAGGTGAAGGTGGATTTGGCCCTGTCTATTTGGTAAGATAAATTAAAAAGAAGATAAATTATTTAAGATCAAGTGACACCTTGTGATCCTTTAGTTTATTGCTTACGAAATATAATGAACAGGGGAGGCTTGAGGATGGGCAAGAAGTAGCTGTGAAGAGGATGtccaagaaatcatcacaaggtgTCGAGGAATTCAAGAACGAGG
Coding sequences within:
- the LOC123074856 gene encoding receptor-like serine/threonine-protein kinase SD1-8; protein product: MRRRRRALSLLLVAATYLSISIGTDTIDLTASITGNQTLVSARGAFRLGFFTPPGSSGDRTYIGIWYAGIPVQTVVWVANRKNPVVGSPGVLKLSPDGRLVIIDGQNTTVWSSAAPTGNVATAATARLLDSGNLVVSSDGSGSSQSVAWQSFDHPTDTQLPGMKIGVDHRNGFAWNITSWSSPTDPSPGEYTFKLVPGGLPDFFLFEGPEKIYSSGPFNGAGLTGVPNLMSQDFHFAVVDSPDATYYSYSITNPKLLSRFIMDGTAGRMQRYVWLDSAWRSFWYYPTDPCDTYGKCGPFGYCDMSKTPLCSCLPGFEPRSKQQWDLRDGTSGCVRTTNLSCGAGDGFWPVNRMKLPETTNATVHANMTLDQCRQACLANCSCRAYSAANVSGGTNRGCVIWGVDLLDMRQYPAVVQDLYIRLAQPDVDALNVSVAGKRRRSMVIAVAAAISGVLLLAAAGCLCFWRYKARRKRRRQEPETAAGSGDNVLPMRARKHPDLSPARDDENKVSSGEDDLDLPLFDLAVILAATDNFAAESKLGEGGFGPVYLGRLEDGQEVAVKRMSKKSSQGVEEFKNEVRLIAKLQHRNLVRLLGCCIEEDERMLVYEFMHNNCLDTFIFDEAKRKLLGWSKRFEIILGIARGLLYLHEDSRVKIIHRDMKASNVLLDRNMVPKISDFGIARMFGGDQTTAYTLKVIGTYGYMSPEYAMDGVFSIKSDIYSFGVMVLEIVTGKKIRGFYDDELDLNLCGYAWMLWKEGRSTELLDDAMGNTCDQSQVRRCIQVALMCVDVQPRNRPMMSSVVMMLAGENATLPEPNEPGVNLRRNRTDTGSSETQREFSFTVTTTDTS